A single genomic interval of Prunus dulcis chromosome 5, ALMONDv2, whole genome shotgun sequence harbors:
- the LOC117629186 gene encoding protein CHUP1, chloroplastic-like has translation MIIKISFLAVASIAAYAVSHKNSNYTRKQLDSAPIKPPENDGSNFQQQQNEGEMEDEEEAAEICRNKQMNSLSEIELLVKDLQQRKVRLEKKLLELCVLKEEQSYMAHLQRHMEDKSAEIGMLNVTIASLQAERKVLQEDAKQCVLAKKQLEMAKKMIVEMQKKMDSNESSIMKGRLLVMEEQVSSFPKDEISVRDAIAEKKLKAVKNVELEVLKMKRRNKELELEKRELAVKLVSAEARISTLSSMTECETVAKVEEEISRLRHTNADLSRQFERLQKNRFEMVQERVYQRCLYTCLRFETQIHNSSSHKSHEKNEPLISSNPSYYSPSSHASSTSLSDEIETTTIDSSSSSSQRSINKKSGFIHRIKRWGRSNDESDAISLSDRSSGGNSLSKKGLVRRFSTAMVPVKKTSILRNKGDSGTSSSSPSSKTPTSSSRGRRRVSFSDSVKSTTDQYSMPKPFDHQRVLMNSTQNYNKIEFEGEAQEEDPSSPEVSVPATNPTLTKDDTNISEIADTEVGLNKKTMPLPCVDFVAEKENKVDTNNVVGFVAALFLLLFILVARLTYYTAS, from the exons ATGATCATCAAAATAAGCTTTCTGGCTGTGGCTTCAATTGCAGCATATGCAGTTTCACACAAAAACAGCAACTACACCAGGAAGCAACTAGACTCCGCCCCCATCAAGCCTCCGG AGAATGATGGCTCAAACTTCCAACAGCAACAGAACGAAGGAGAGATGGAAGATGAGGAGGAGGCGGCTGAAATATGtagaaacaaacaaatgaaCAGTCTGAGTGAAATAGAGCTCTTGGTAAAGGATCTGCAGCAGAGGAAAGTGAGGCTTGAAAAGAAACTGCTAGAATTATGTGTTCTGAAAGAAGAGCAATCGTACATGGCTCACTTGCAAAGGCATATGGAGGACAAGTCTGCAGAGATTGGCATGCTTAATGTCACCATTGCTTCTTTGCAGGCTGAGAGGAAGGTTCTTCAGGAAGATGCCAAGCAGTGTGTTTTGGCAAAGAAGCAGCTGGAGATGGCAAAGAAGATGATAGTAGAAATGCAGAAGAAGATGGATTCTAATGAGAGCAGCATTATGAAGGGAAGGCTGTTGGTGATGGAAGAACAAGTTTCCAGCTTTCCCAAGGATGAAATCTCAGTCAGAGATGCCATAGCTGAGAAGAAGCTCAAAGCTGTTAAAAATGTTGAGTTGGAAGTTTTAAAGATGAAGAGGAGAAACAAAGAGCTTGAGCTAGAAAAGAGGGAATTGGCAGTCAAGTTGGTCTCTGCTGAAGCCAGAATAAGTACCCTGTCCAGCATGACTGAG TGTGAAACCGTTGCCaaggttgaagaagaaataagCAGGTTGAGGCATACCAATGCGGACCTCTCAAGGCAATTTGAAAGGCTGCAGAAAAACAGATTTGAAATGGTCCAAGAACGTGTGTACCAGCGCTGTCTCTACACTTGCTTGAGATTTGAAACCCAAATCCACAACAGTTCAAGCCATAAATCTCATGAGAAAAATGAACCATTGATATCATCAAATCCCAGTTACTATAGCCCTTCTTCTCACGCATCTTCAACTAGTTTGAGCGATGAAATTGAGACTACCACCATTGACAGCTCCTCTTCAAGTAGCCAAAGAAGTATCAACAAGAAATCTGGTTTCATACATAGAATTAAGAGGTGGGGAAGAAGCAATGATGAGTCAGATGCCATTTCATTATCAGATAGGTCTTCTGGAGGAAACTCCCTGAGCAAGAAAGGTCTGGTTCGCAGGTTTTCCACAGCAATGGTTCCAGTGAAGAAGACTTCCATTCTGAGAAACAAAGGTGACAGTGGAACCagttcttcttctccatcctcCAAGACACCAACAAGTTCATCTAGAGGGAGGAGAAGAGTCTCATTTAGTGATTCAGTCAAATCAACAACAGATCAATACTCTATGCCAAAGCCATTTGACCATCAGAGGGTATTAATGAATTCAACCCAAAATTACAACAAGATTGAATTTGAGGGAGAGGCacaagaagaagacccttcaTCACCAGAAGTGAGTGTTCCCGCAACAAATCCCACATTGACCAAAGATGACACCAACATTTCTGAAATTGCTGACACAGAAGTAGGGTTGAACAAAAAGACCATGCCTTTGCCTTGTGTGGATTTTGTTGCTGAGAAGGAGAACAAGGTGGATACAAATAATGTTGTGGGTTTTGTTGCTGCATTATTTTTGCTCCTCTTCATCTTAGTTGCCCGTCTTACATATTATACAGCTAGCTAG
- the LOC117629187 gene encoding oleosin 1-like — translation MSPTSNPPHTCPLKPHHLFLNIPHLSLTSSLLSRSSMADRHQNQTQTQQQQPQRAPRPTNTNNPASTNASTFLRRLQGHAPNSTQLVGFLTLLVSGAILLLLTGLTVTATILGLILFTPLIIISSPIWVPVGALLFLTVAGFVSMCGFGAAAVAVSSWMYRYFKGMHPPGSDRVDYARSRIYDTASHVKDYAREYGGYLHSKVKDAAPGA, via the coding sequence ATGTCTCCAACCTCAAATCCTCCCCACACCTGTCCCTTGAAACCCCATCACCTCTTTCTTAATATCCCGCACCTCTCTCTCACTAGTTCACTTCTCTCTCGATCATCCATGGCGGACCGTcaccaaaaccaaacccaaacccagCAGCAGCAACCGCAGAGAGCCCCAAGACCCACCAACACCAACAACCCGGCCTCTACAAATGCTTCCACATTCCTACGTAGACTCCAAGGACATGCCCCGAACTCAACCCAGCTCGTCGGTTTCTTGACGCTCCTCGTCTCCGGCGCcattctcctcctcctcaccGGCCTCACCGTCACCGCCACAATTCTCGGCCTGATCTTGTTCACGCCTCTAATCATCATCTCCAGCCCCATATGGGTCCCAGTAGGCGCCCTCCTCTTCCTGACCGTTGCCGGGTTCGTCTCCATGTGCGGCTTCGGAGCGGCGGCGGTGGCCGTTTCATCTTGGATGTACAGGTACTTCAAGGGAATGCACCCGCCCGGTTCGGACCGGGTCGACTACGCGAGGAGCCGGATTTACGACACGGCGAGCCATGTGAAGGATTATGCTCGAGAGTACGGTGGGTATTTGCATAGTAAGGTCAAGGATGCTGCTCCAGGAGCTTAA